Genomic window (Myxocyprinus asiaticus isolate MX2 ecotype Aquarium Trade chromosome 50, UBuf_Myxa_2, whole genome shotgun sequence):
TGTTGATTAATCTTTTAGTATTCTTAAAGTAGACAACCTTTAATAGCTAAATGTCCTAAATACACCCCTGGAAACAATAAGCTAaacattaaaattgaataaaaatagttTACTGATCTTCTGCAGTCCATAATTTCTCCTGGTCCACCCACCCAAATTGAAAGTGCAGTTTGTAGTGTCGCTGCTTTAGCTGTTTATTCTCCAAAACTGGTCACTTCTGAATGCTTGATAACTTGAGCCGATTACCTGATGATACTACAAGTTTTCAGTTTAAGCTATGCCTGCGTGTACTTCCTAAGATATTCTGAAAGGACACTTGGTAACcaaattattttacacatacacctcctgtaaaatatatacaattgaagtcagaagtttatatacaccttagccaaatacatttaaactcagtttttcactatccctgacatttaatcgtagaaaacattccccgtcttaggtcagttaggatcactttattttaagaatgtgaaatgtcagaataatagtagagagaattatttctttcagcttttatttctttcatcacattcccagtgggtcagacgtttacatacactttgttagtatttggtagcattacctttaaattgtttaacttgggtcagatgttttgggtagccttccacaagcttctcacaataagttgctggaattttggcccattcctccagacagaactggtgtaactgagtcaggtttataggcctccttgctcacacaagctttttcagttctgcccacaaattttctatcggattgaagtcagggctttgtgatggccactccaataccttgactttgttgtccttaagccattttgccacaactttggaggtatgcttggggtcattgtccatttggaagacccatttgtgaccgagctttaacttcctggctgatgtcttgagatgttgcttcaatatatccacataattttccttcctcgtgatgccatctattttgtgaagtgcaccagtccctcctgcagcaaagcacccccacaacatgatgctgccacccccatgcttcacggttgggatggtgttctttggctcgcacgcctcaccctttttcctccaaacataatgatggtcattatggccaaacagttcaattttggtTTTATTAAACCCGAGGAAATTTCTCCTaaaagaaagatctttgtccccatctgcacttgcaaattgtagtctggcttttttatggtggttctggagcagtggattcttccttgcagagcagcctttcaggttatgtcgatataggacttgttttactgtggatatagatacttgcctacctgtttcctccagtatcttcacaaggtcctttgctgttgttctgggattgatttgcactttttgcaccaaactacgttctctaggagacagaatgcgtctccttcctgagtggtaagatggctgcgtggtcccatggtgtttatacttgcatactattgtttgtacagatgaacgtcgtgccttcaggcatttgaaaattgctcccaaggatgaaccagacttgtggaggtccacaattgtttttctgaggtcttagctgatttattttgattttcccatgatgtcaagcaaagaggcatggagtttgaaggtaggccttaaaatatatccacaggtacacctccaattcagtacacctcctatcaaaagctaattggctaattgtctaaagacctcacatcattttctggagttttccaagttgcttaaaagcacagttaacttagtgtatgtaaacatctgacccactggaattgtgatatagtctattaaaagtgaaacaatcggtctgtaaactattgttggaaaaattacttttttaatacttcaacctaagtgtatgtaaacttctgacctcacTAATTATCATTCAGATAAgaaaccacaatttttttttttttactacttcaGAACATACACAATGatatcaaaatgttttttatttgaatgtCTAAATAGCTATAATATTAAGATTAGTTCAAAAGTGTTACATTTCACCAGAGTAACAGTGTGAAAAAAGTACTTTATATTTACAGCTACTTACAATTGTGGCACCCACAGATCATGAACTACTGTAATTTAAGTGCATGCACCTCCAACACCAGGGGTCACTGTCACCcaagttttttttactgtttctgtCAACTGTCCATCTTAGATTTTTACTCTGTCATCCTCGGTACAACCACCTGATTCATGCCATTTCTTAAAACATTCACGCTTGGCAACAAAGCACAAACTCACATTACAAGTCACACATTCCATTGGAGTTTTACAATGACACATCCTGCATCTCCTCCTTCCAATACTGCGGTCCCCACTGATGTACTTGGGCAGGTGGAAATCTTGAGAAAGAGATTGCTTAGGAACTCCTGCAGAGGTATGAGAAATACTTGTTCCTGCAGAGGTATGAGAAAGCCCTGTTCCTGCAAGCTCTGAGACAAGTGCCTCCCGAAACTTCTTCTGGGTCAGAGGCTTCAGATTCTTCGCTTTGGCCATGTGCTGGTGCAAAATGAAGGCATTTACAACAGCGATGTCCAcaaaatggtaaaaaaaggaTCGATACCACTTCCTCGTTTTATGCAGAACTGTGTAATTTCCAATAAGTGTATCAGACAGATCCACTCCCCCCATGTTTCTGGAATTAAAACATACACTTGATTACAAAACTTGTTATTTCAAAGGTACATGCAAAGTTCAGAAATTAACAAATGTTACTAACTTATTGTAGTCCAGCACTGCAGCTGGAACAGGGAAGTCCTCAGCGGTCCAAACACCATCTTCTCCCTTCACCTTCCTTTTAACGGTGTCACCACTGTAGGCTTTATGAAAGGTGGAGCACATCAGCACGTCTCTCTTGTCCTTCCACTCCACAAACAGGAGGTTGTCGTCCCGAAACCAACGTATGTTGCCGCGAGGAGATGTTTTTTTTGAGTGGCCTATTCGGTTTGTTCGAACAGTGCCACAAGCCCAGATCTTCTTACTGAGGAGGTCCCTGAAGAGTGTGGGACTGGTGTAGTTGTTGTTCACATACAGTTTGTAGCCAGTGCCCAACAACTTTTCATTCACCAGTGTCATGACCGAATCATAGCTAATACCTTTACTCTGCTCTGAATTTGGCTTTCCCTCGTAAACGAAGAAGTCACACGTGTAGCCGCAGAGGGAATCTGCCAGTACAAATAGTTTGTAGCCCCATCGTGTaggtttatttttcatataatgttTGAGTCCATTTCTAGCCTTTGATGCCACCATTCTTTCATCAATGGAGATGTTCTGAAAGGGATGAAAAGAGGCCTTGCAGGCCTCTCGAATGTGCTGGTACAGCGGCTTGATCTTAAACAGGCAGTCATATTCAGGCGTTCCCTTCTTCTTTTCATTCTCTTCATCCTCTTTGGGATCGCTTATCTGAAGAGCACTGGAGATGGTGAGAAATTTTGAACGGGACATAATTTGAGCAGGAAACGGCAGACTGTAGATGTCCGACTTCTTCCAGTAGTCTGTCAGTGTGGAACATTTCAACAGACCCATGTAAATCACCAGAGCCAAGTATGATCTGAAATCTTTTATAGAAATGTTCTGCCATGGCTTCTTTCCATCCTGACATTTGGCCCCATAGGCATTTGAGTTTCTTACAATTGTCTGCATCACTGATGTTGAAAAGAAGAATTCAAAGAACTGCAGAGGACTGTATGATGCGGTGGTGATCAACTGTGGGCCAGGTGTTCGACGAGGTATAAACATCGGTTTAGACGGTTCAATATCAGGCTTATCCACTCCGTGCCACTTACCATCGGAGTTGCTTTTTGAAAATGGAAGGGGCCGTTTAATGCTGCTTCTCCTGTTCTTCCCTTTGCCACTTTTTGTAGGGACAGGTGAAGAAGATCTCAAAGACTTTGTTGGCGATTGTGATGTGCAAGATGGACCAGATCTCTTCCTCTTTTGAGGGGTGGCCTTTGGACTGCAGTCCTCATCAGAAGAGGAATCGTCATTTGAAAGATTACTGCAAGATTCATAAAGAAAATGGCTTTAATTACAGACGCAACAATTCCTAAAAATCACGTTTTCTTAGTTTTCCATTAGAAtattaaagtcagaaatgtcatgtggtgtaacagtccaaggatagaaaaaataaaatcatagtaTTTTCCTTATACAACtaaaactttgtattgcagcactttttATGTTACTGTCATCTTAAGATAAATCGCtgatgttgtatccttcctcatacTGTAAGTTGCTTcggataaaatataaattaaaagctgaaattagggctgcacaattaatcatattttaatcgCGATCCCGATTTCTGCCTCTCACGGTTAATTACGCATAATCATCTgcgatattagtgagctagcaaacagaaattatcagccagctaaagttgcaaattgtatccagggtgtgctgagtgactccagccaggtctcctaagcaaccacattggcccagttcctagggagggtagagtcacatggggtaacctcctcgtggtcgctataatgtggttctcgctctcggtggggcacgtggcgagttgtgcgtggatgccgcggagaatagcatgaagcctccacaagctctatgtctccgcggtaatgcgctcaacaagccatgtgataagatgcacggattaacggtcacagacacggaggcaactgagattcgtcctccgccactcggattgaggcgagtcactacgccaccacggggacttagagcgcattgggaattgggcattccaaattggtgagaaaaggggagaaaataaagagTTGCAAATTGTTGCTCATTTTTATAATAGGCTCTGTCTGAAGATGATAGGTCAAATCACAAGCTTTTGAGTCTATTTTCACCTCACCTGACCAATCGCGTTCTCTTCAGAAGTttgccactgaccaatcacttTTCAGTTTCGAGCACGCACTGACATACGGAGCCGCAGATGTCTCATATATGTTTCATATATCGCTTTGACTGATACAAGGCTCGCATCAGAAAGCTGGATCATGATGCCtgcggaggtaggatgaaaatctgGTGCCTTTCAAACTACTCTGAGACCAGTCATACAACAACTCTGTCCGctcagccattaactgattatgcAGCAAGTCAGCTGAATAAACTCTGGTTGCAGCGCGGTGTTACAGAAGTTttagagcggttctgtgctcaaTAACGATGGATTTCATCTCGCGCTCTCATTACATATTACAGAACAGCTGTGCTTGGAGTTCGGTTCGGTTCACGTGCATCACTAACATGCGTTGAACGCGCTAAAAAGTGCTCCAGATTTGCACACCTCcttgcacatttgcgtaatttcatgtatgtttggccattacaagtGTCTAAAAAATCTAAAGTAAACCCATGGCACCAGGGTTTTGTGGGTCGAGGAGGAGATAAGAGCATTTCACCAGGTTTGGATGGAACACCAGAGCCTGCCAAAACGGTTGTCAACAGAAACAAAACACACTTCCTTCAGTTTTTTTTGTACATCAAAGTGAAGACCTTTGAGACCGTTTAGCATTGCCGCCTGCTATATTACTACAGAAATACATTACTGCTGTTTATTGCAATAATAACAAAAGTAAATCATTTTCAACTTAAGTGTGAAAACCCTTAAATTGGaagtaaagcatgggcaaaacttcacttaattttggtcaaaaagaaTCATTTACTTGTTGgtagttttaacaccttgttcaacatgagagctgctgtttaaatgtaattaaatttttttaatttaagaaataaatatCAAAGCTGTggcaacattattattattattattttgtccaaaTCCTGCAAccctgcaataaaaataaataaatacaacttcAAAGGGCAGACTAATCGTGATTAATAGTcgtgattaaaataaaaatcgtGTGATAATCATTTTaaccattatcgtgcagccctagctgaaagtctttttttttaaaagttgtgagtaaccaacatgtaggtagccattttattgacaaaattaaaaatataaataaaacagtccGCTTTCGACCCTCAAGATGTGATATTTGCCATCACTTTGTCATAtcataaatatcaatattttgacattttatgaaatTACATATTTTGATCAGGTCATTCGGGTTATCACCTCAGAAAACCTGTCAATGAACCatactttttttaattactgATTTTGGCATATGTTGTCCTCCATATTTGACTGATATACTGAATAAGCAGTTGGATTTTCACaacttttttggatttttccattaaatgcattatttacataaagaagaagaagcaaaaaataagtaatttcACATTTGTGGAGCCAATAAAAAGTGTGTAAACTCACCAATCGAGGAAGTAATCAAGACCATCGATAAACATCTCTGCTGTGGAGTCCACGCTGGAGGCGTCACTCTCCTCCTCAGATGATTCATTCAAATCTGTCGTCTCGTCGTTCTCTTCCTTGACACTGTTTACAAAATCCTCCGAGTTGTCCTCAACCGTGTTACTTACCTTCTTTTTACGTGAACCCATTGCAATATACAGTGCTGCACAGGGTCGCAGATAACGAGCCGATCACTGCAGCAAACAACCCGCGCGCACAGTATTTGTTTGAGGAATGCACAACACCCccttctttcttctttttcttcttcttatagATTGTATTGGCAGTTGGCAAACTAGCTCatggtgcattactgccaccaACTTATCAGGAGTGTGGAGTGCCGAATGAAGGagaaaattatgtctttgcaAGCTCATGTCTTTCTCTTTCTTATGCTGTGCATACTAAATGCACGTGCTCAGCAGTTGCTATTTGACTGCAGTTTGTAGGCCTACATTGTCCTGTTTCGTGTTTCCCTATTCTGGATAATTTAaaccttgtgcatcaatttaaaaaaagttactcagaggtacttttgaggacaaaaatgtcagcgtcaaaaaactgccataataatattatatattaatattattttccatttttaatgagttaattattttaaccaacatcagtcctgatcataactaccaaatattcattcagtttcaggattttaaccctttaaattccagtttgtttatataatgccactgttgttttttacacacacacacatacaaaacacactctgacatccataccaacacacctacacaattttagctgcatcatttattcaattggcctgcagtgctctataatacagcaaacagaaaataggtaaaaagcatgtatttgctccatagtcTAAACATGAGAAacatggcgccatctggtggaaaatattaaaaatttaaattttgaaaccAGGcctcagaatgaaagcataatatcatagaattcatgattttatgctttaatggcactgaggCTGTGAGGCATAGACTtactgtctcttcaatgggctgtactgcagttttaaGTGTTTTTGGGACGTTCCgttgacaaaacattgataaaatatctgtccaagaatattcggtatacaaagaactccagacaacatgagttgaggAAAATCAGACATCCcacacagccttgttgtcattcccattaaaaatcaaagatggcgctagcgtgaataaggtctatatatCCCGGATTCTAGCACTAAAGTGAGTGGCTTTCAAACAGTGCGGCGGACAGAGCCCGAGCAGTaagaggaaaggaggagggcTCCCTTCCATTGTGCACACTCGAGGAGGACCGCGCTCAGCATTTTACAGTAGCGGCGACAAgtgaccattaacttctgatatgcttcgCGTCTGTTTCTTTTGTCCAGGCTTGAGCGTGTAAACTGCTCATACCTCTATAAATAACCATCCGATGACAGGTCGTCTTACATCTCCTTTGAGTGGCATCTGGGTgagggggtgtgtcttaaaactgagttgaaagttcattggttgctcccacaaGCCAattgtccaatggcatttttagaCTTGATTgtcaaatggagaaagaaaagcaactggccaatggaaaaagaaaagccaaagtaaaatgaaaaaagaaaggccattggcaaatagatgaagaaaagcaactggaaAACGAAtgaagcaattgccaaatgcttttttaaaacacaatttaaaaggtgcatttaagaATGacttaatgtgctattttattgttacatttaattgcattttaaactttaattaaagacatgatttattaatgcacaatttagttgttaaaagtggagatttatagaaaaaagggcATAAATAcggatctgtttcttacccacacctatcatattgagccagaagatatagatttaaccagtggtgtcttatggattacttttatgatgacttgatgtcctttttggagagtcaaactatttttatttattattattgttcttttgttttattattattgctatgaatttacatttaaaaagtttaaagagAGATTTTCTCTATTTACACATTTGGactaaatcatatatatatatatatatatacatttctttatttttcctttttgttttagtGCTGAAAGATATGGTACTAGATGAAAGAATTGGAAATATTTTGGATGAAAGCCTTACCACCAGGTAGAGCTCTCAATGCATCTTTATCTAGTCGACAGGGAAGCTAGGAAGAATTACACTTAGTTTGCATAAAATGAAACCATCTACCACAATATATCAATAAACATAACACATTAAAACCAGTGAAAGGGCAGTGAACATAGaccaaaaaagaaagagaaaagctTCACTTTAAACACAACAATGCTCATTTGGAAGTCACTCAAACAATAATGTAAAATTCATGTTGTAATGGATATAGCCTTTTATTCTGAACAGAAATGCTTTTACATTGTTGCTATTTGACACACCTTGTATCCCAAACCAGTAATATAAAGGGTTGGTTTTATTCAGAGGTCTATCAAAAACAGATCAGATTTGCCTTGATAAAATTTGTCAGATTTGTCAGATTTGCCTATTGAAATATTTTGGTTAAGCGAATCAGAGTATTGTTTTTGGAACTGATGCATAAGGTACATGATTATTGGCTCAAGACGCCCTAACCTCTAAAATAAAGAGAATGCACACATGGAGGGCATGATATTACAACTGCTTATTCTCAAATGAGTTTACCACAGGTCGTATAATTAGTTTGAGAATACTGTTGTCATGGATCGCATTAAAAATGTAGATGCTATTTGAGCACACTGAAACAGTAAGAAAGAGAATAAGCGAGCTTATGTGTTCACTGCAGATCAGGGAGCTCAGATAAAGTGgacagtgtgtatgtgtaagtgcGTCCTGAAACAGGTTTTCCCACAATAGAAAGTCTCCACCCCATCCTGGTTGGACTTTAAAAGCCCAGCCTCTTTCCACAAGGACACTTGTTTCACTCAGGTCTGCCCACCTGTTCTCAGTTGAAACATCTTTCATTTCAGCCCTTCGCTGTCCACATACTTCCTTTCCGTCTCTAGCCATGAGTCTGAGAAACAAGCGCATCAGTTCCAGCAGCTCAGTGAGGAGCAGTGGGAAAATGGGGGGTTACGGCTACAGCAGTCTCAGCGGGATCTCTCTGGGAGCATCTGCCCCTAGCTTCAGCACCAGCTCGGCCTACCTTGGAACTCCCATCG
Coding sequences:
- the wu:fc11c11 gene encoding piggyBac transposable element-derived protein 4 isoform X1 is translated as MGSRKKKVSNTVEDNSEDFVNSVKEENDETTDLNESSEEESDASSVDSTAEMFIDGLDYFLDCNLSNDDSSSDEDCSPKATPQKRKRSGPSCTSQSPTKSLRSSSPVPTKSGKGKNRRSSIKRPLPFSKSNSDGKWHGVDKPDIEPSKPMFIPRRTPGPQLITTASYSPLQFFEFFFSTSVMQTIVRNSNAYGAKCQDGKKPWQNISIKDFRSYLALVIYMGLLKCSTLTDYWKKSDIYSLPFPAQIMSRSKFLTISSALQISDPKEDEENEKKKGTPEYDCLFKIKPLYQHIREACKASFHPFQNISIDERMVASKARNGLKHYMKNKPTRWGYKLFVLADSLCGYTCDFFVYEGKPNSEQSKGISYDSVMTLVNEKLLGTGYKLYVNNNYTSPTLFRDLLSKKIWACGTVRTNRIGHSKKTSPRGNIRWFRDDNLLFVEWKDKRDVLMCSTFHKAYSGDTVKRKVKGEDGVWTAEDFPVPAAVLDYNKNMGGVDLSDTLIGNYTVLHKTRKWYRSFFYHFVDIAVVNAFILHQHMAKAKNLKPLTQKKFREALVSELAGTGLSHTSAGTSISHTSAGVPKQSLSQDFHLPKYISGDRSIGRRRCRMCHCKTPMECVTCNVSLCFVAKRECFKKWHESGGCTEDDRVKI
- the wu:fc11c11 gene encoding piggyBac transposable element-derived protein 4 isoform X2, translating into MGSRKKKVSNTVEDNSEDFVNSVKEENDETTDLNESSEEESDASSVDSTAEMFIDGLDYFLDCNLSNDDSSSDEDCSPKATPQKRKRSGPSCTSQSPTKSLRSSSPVPTKSGKGKNRRSSIKRPLPFSKSNSDGKWHGVDKPDIEPSKPMFIPRRTPGPQLITTASYSPLQFFEFFFSTSVMQTIVRNSNAYGAKCQDGKKPWQNISIKDFRSYLALVIYMGLLKCSTLTDYWKKSDIYSLPFPAQIMSRSKFLTISSALQISDPKEDEENEKKKGTPEYDCLFKIKPLYQHIREACKASFHPFQNISIDERMVASKARNGLKHYMKNKPTRWGYKLFVLADSLCGYTCDFFVYEGKPNSEQSKGISYDSVMTLVNEKLLGTGYKLYVNNNYTSPTLFRDLLSKKIWACGTVRTNRIGHSKKTSPRGNIRWFRDDNLLFVEWKDKRDVLMCSTFHKAYSGDTVKRKVKGEDGVWTAEDFPVPAAVLDYNKNMGGVDLSDALIGNYTVLHKTMKWYRSFFYHFVDIAVVNAFILHRHMAKAKNLKPLTQKKFREALVSELAGTGLSHTSAGVPKQSLSQDFHLPKYISGDSTIGRRKCRMCHYKTPMECVTCNVSLCFVAKRECFKKWHESGGCTEDASVKI